A section of the Branchiostoma lanceolatum isolate klBraLanc5 chromosome 19, klBraLanc5.hap2, whole genome shotgun sequence genome encodes:
- the LOC136425843 gene encoding DBH-like monooxygenase protein 1 homolog — MEVQTLQSGVQPVRVDGFTHHEALDEEEKFHLFWKFDDEKIEFEAHVQTTGWFGIGLSPNGGMPGSDIAIGWVKDGKAHLTDHYADAQAQPPVDESQDWELVSGYENGTHTVLRFNRKLTTCDEKDRVISGDTMRVIWAWHDQDPDEASGVNGPSYHGSNRGTRATLLLQRIVPEQTISTGTTYTFDLLMNNVAVPGNQDTTYWCQLLKMPELAGKHHVIKAEPIVQAGNEGTVHHLLIYTCKKNPDMTIMPEGHPGHQCYTPNMPSDWWECYQGSIMFAWAIGSGAIVFPEHVGYPIGDEDDSGYVLMEMHYDNPLLASGIRDSSGMRLTYTPELRDNDMGILEVGVLVNKFHVIPPHVQEFKSAGYCSSRCMDAFLEEHGQPIHIIGANLHSHLLGVKLNARLFRDGVETDIARDDNYDFNLQYQRILKEELTIYPGGLGTPQEMCETFFMYYPKFNLSRCDSKPNTAHTVGVAGVQNFTLCV; from the exons ATGGAGGTTCAAA CCCTTCAATCTGGGGTACAGCCTGTGAGAGTCGATGGTTTTACACACCACGAGGCTCTAGACGAGGAAGAAAAGTTCCACCTGTTCTGGAAGTTTGATGACGAAAAGATCGAGTTCGAAGCCCATGTGCAGACGACAGGATGGTTTGGCATTGGTCTGTCTCCTAACGGAGGCATGCCGGGATCCGACATCGCTATCGGCTGGGTCAAAGACGGGAAAGCGCACCTCACG GACCACTATGCTGACGCGCAGGCGCAACCCCCTGTGGACGAGAGCCAGGACTGGGAGCTGGTGTCTGGGTACGAGAACGGGACCCATACCGTACTGAGGTTCAATAGGAAGCTGACGACATGTGACGAAAAGGATCGCGTCATCAGC GGGGATACCATGCGGGTGATATGGGCGTGGCACGACCAGGATCCGGACGAGGCGTCTGGAGTAAACGGCCCGTCCTACCATGGATCCAACAGGGGAACCAGGGCCACGCTTCTTCTACAGAGGATCGTCCCGGAACAGACCATTTCAACAGGAACAACCTACACATTTGACTTGTTGATGAACAAT GTCGCAGTTCCTGGTAATCAAGACACTACGTATTGGTGTCAGTTGTTAAAGATGCCTGAACTGGCCGGTAAACACCACGTGATAAAG GCTGAACCAATCGTTCAGGCTGGGAACGAGGGTACGGTTCAccatttattgatatacaccTGTAAGAAGAACCCGGACATGACCATCATGCCGGAGGGACATCCGGGACATCAGTGCTATACTCCCAACATGCCCAGCGACTGGTGGGAATGTTATCAAGGAAGCATCATGTTTGCATGGGCCATCGGGTCAGGG GCTATCGTTTTCCCAGAGCATGTCGGTTACCCCATcggtgatgaagatgacagcGGTTATGTGCTGATGGAGATGCACTACGACAACCCACTCTTGGCTTCAG GTATCCGGGACAGTTCAGGCATGAGACTCACGTACACGCCCGAGCTGAGGGATAACGACATGGGAATCTTGGAGGTGGGCGTCCTGGTGAACAAGTTCCACGTCATCCCACCACATGTCCAGGAGTTCAAGTCGGCAGGCTACTGCAGCTCGCGGTGCATGGACGCG TTCCTCGAGGAGCACGGACAGCCCATCCACATCATCGGTGCAAACCTCCATTCCCACCTGCTGGGGGTGAAGCTGAACGCCCGGCTGTTTCGTGACGGCGTGGAGACAGACATCGCCCGGGACGATAACTACGACTTCAACCTGCAGTACCAGAGGATTCTGAAGGAGGAGCTCACCATCTACCCC ggCGGTCTCGGTACCCCTCAAGAGATGTGTGAGACCTTTTTCATGTACTACCCGAAGTTCAACCTGAGTAGGTGTGACAGTAAACCAAACACGGCCCACACTGTCGGCGTGGCTGGAGTTCAAAATTTTACATTGTGCGTATGA